One window from the genome of Nicotiana tomentosiformis chromosome 5, ASM39032v3, whole genome shotgun sequence encodes:
- the LOC138893086 gene encoding uncharacterized protein, which produces MTKVSVTYSKRFREVSEDNITFIEEDADGLLLPPNDALVISLNVLDFKIKRILVDPGSSANIIQWRVLEQAKLTGSIIPATKLLAGFNLVCVTTRWGILLPTNVERVMKTTLFEVVDVDMGYKIILGRPWIQQMKVVPSTYHQLLKFPNPEGIKQIKGD; this is translated from the coding sequence ATGACAAAGGTATCAGTAACCTATAGCAAGAGATTTCGGGAAGTCTCCGAGGACAATATCACCTTCATAGAGGAAGATGCCGATGGACTCCTACTACCACCCAacgatgccctggtaatttctcttaatgttctagattttaaaattaaacgcattttggtggacccaggaagttcagccaatatcattcaatggagagtgctAGAGCAAGCCAAGCtaaccggaagcatcattccggcaacaaagctcctcgccGGATTCAACCTAGTATGTGTGACAACCCGATGGGGGATTCTGCTGCCCACAAATGTCGAAAGGGTTATGAAGACTACCTTGTTTGAAGTAGTAGACGTCGACATGGGCTATaaaattattcttggaagaccatggATACAACAGATGAAGGTTGTGCCATCAACATACCATcaacttctgaaattcccaaATCCAGAAGGAATCAAACAAATAAAGGGAGATTAA